One Natrinema marinum genomic window carries:
- a CDS encoding heavy-metal-associated domain-containing protein, whose translation MSQTTQFRVLDFDCPTCASVVERALESTEGVESAAVHYTTGRVEITYDENAAEPATLERTIENQGYTPQPA comes from the coding sequence ATGAGCCAGACCACTCAGTTCCGCGTGCTGGACTTCGACTGCCCGACGTGTGCGAGCGTCGTCGAACGGGCGCTCGAGTCGACCGAGGGCGTCGAGTCGGCCGCGGTCCACTACACGACCGGTCGCGTCGAGATCACCTACGACGAGAACGCAGCCGAGCCGGCGACGCTCGAGCGGACGATCGAGAACCAGGGCTACACCCCCCAGCCCGCCTGA
- a CDS encoding ArsR/SmtB family transcription factor — protein MHESHPEIQLQDIAIQDADVSSAVDEPVRAMILDMLADEPMTAGDVDAELTSRGFDRTENTIRHHINTLRDAGLVDVVRYEEGRGGTTKYYGATTMLLSYTLPESGDDDLEELVEAATPKVEALLETLTDEHGDAIDALVAEMEPCAHCRTQKYETYVLLTVLRRAFARAR, from the coding sequence ATGCACGAGTCGCACCCGGAGATCCAGCTACAGGACATCGCGATTCAGGACGCCGACGTCTCGAGCGCGGTCGACGAGCCGGTGCGGGCGATGATCCTCGACATGCTCGCCGACGAACCGATGACCGCCGGCGACGTGGACGCCGAACTCACGAGCCGCGGCTTCGACCGGACGGAGAACACGATCCGACACCACATCAACACGCTCCGGGACGCGGGACTCGTCGACGTGGTCCGCTACGAGGAGGGGCGGGGCGGGACCACGAAGTACTACGGCGCGACGACGATGCTCCTCTCGTATACGCTCCCCGAGAGCGGCGACGACGACCTCGAGGAACTCGTCGAAGCAGCTACCCCCAAAGTCGAGGCGCTCCTCGAGACGCTGACCGACGAGCACGGCGACGCGATCGACGCGCTCGTCGCCGAGATGGAACCTTGCGCGCACTGTCGCACGCAGAAATACGAGACGTACGTGCTGTTGACCGTGCTGCGGCGCGCGTTCGCTCGAGCGCGGTAA
- a CDS encoding acyl-CoA thioesterase codes for MTDYETAVDVRLRDIDFMGHVNNATYATYLEQAREDYFRDVLGVSLVETDTVLVSLELEYAMPIEAGDDVTVAISVDELGSSSIPMSYELRANGERSATAHTVQVLVDPETGESRPLPSEWRTQIEQRGA; via the coding sequence ATGACCGATTACGAGACGGCCGTCGACGTTCGACTCCGCGACATCGACTTCATGGGTCACGTCAACAACGCGACCTACGCGACCTACCTCGAGCAGGCCCGCGAGGACTACTTCCGCGACGTGCTCGGCGTTTCTCTGGTCGAGACCGATACCGTCCTCGTGAGCCTCGAACTCGAATACGCAATGCCCATCGAGGCCGGCGACGACGTGACCGTCGCGATCAGCGTCGACGAACTTGGGAGCTCGAGCATCCCCATGAGCTACGAGCTCCGGGCCAACGGCGAACGTTCGGCGACGGCACACACCGTTCAGGTGCTCGTCGATCCTGAAACGGGCGAGTCGCGGCCGCTACCGTCGGAGTGGCGGACGCAGATCGAGCAGCGGGGTGCGTAG
- a CDS encoding Htur_1727 family rSAM-partnered candidate RiPP: MVEKARRSRVESDERGNPVPQWEVFVRNEAGNPLRHVGSVAAASATEAHEHASRLFGWYAEDVWLCPAESVERYSTRGLADAASGRDETAGDSDDSDEDGDDGRVEHEDGSDEPRVYKETAGASEVNSL; this comes from the coding sequence ATGGTAGAGAAGGCACGCCGCTCGAGGGTCGAAAGCGACGAGCGCGGGAACCCGGTCCCGCAGTGGGAGGTGTTCGTCCGCAACGAGGCGGGCAACCCGCTGCGACACGTCGGGAGCGTCGCCGCCGCGAGCGCGACGGAAGCCCACGAACACGCCTCGCGGCTATTCGGCTGGTACGCGGAGGATGTCTGGCTCTGTCCGGCCGAGTCGGTCGAGCGATACTCGACGCGGGGGCTCGCGGACGCAGCGAGCGGACGCGACGAGACTGCCGGAGACAGTGACGACAGCGACGAAGACGGCGACGATGGCCGCGTAGAGCACGAGGACGGGAGCGACGAACCGCGCGTCTACAAGGAGACCGCCGGCGCCTCCGAGGTGAACAGCCTGTGA
- a CDS encoding AAA family ATPase, whose translation MVEATTELLGGAAVTVFLALLFFGVVVLWDVALALRSVGDKIDKLEDNIDDDLTDIAHSLDGMSNAGGGGTQLHLNGGGTISSGPGANQPQQPQQPGHGQGGATQQATAGGATAAGGVGPQHQPQSQHHEQGPRAARRERDEGDTTDGREPDQSAEPDDAAAKADDEAPQSAADTAAEDDPESSSDRADDATPAAEDEGEDEPPHPRAEASRGRFITSPDRTAWYATPLDRAAIDAARPVIAGELPAGDDDEVDESEVIAAGPVGSSETVPDDAAGVDDAADTTESDPSDTAADTDAESSRSADPSDESDAADDADSSDESTAATVDSADAERADDADVERSDDADTASDIDDGAEGGSEDDSDEPGDDTLEIDDGDEIPTSADEIDVLSFEEDDATDSDDGGDDADDSASGTADEPADDAESTTASGAGRSDVPDLVDEPTEPEPTDGPFASTETDVVEADVTDDVPPDADDAPPADPLSEFAFDEAEAFDPEEDVTVEEAVDTMNEDAPAPELSSHRFDVTATETDDGGATLTFEFDTETVDITGSTKRLLQYQMQSFADRESTPAGDVTIGRDRIVIEIFDSDGTAVQQWGEAAVSIIDRTLYLSDNSS comes from the coding sequence ATGGTCGAAGCCACCACTGAGCTTCTCGGCGGAGCCGCTGTTACCGTTTTCCTCGCACTCCTCTTCTTCGGCGTCGTGGTCCTCTGGGACGTTGCCCTCGCCCTGCGTAGCGTCGGCGACAAGATCGACAAACTCGAGGACAACATCGACGACGACCTGACGGACATCGCCCACAGTCTGGACGGCATGTCCAACGCCGGCGGCGGTGGAACGCAGCTCCATCTGAACGGTGGCGGAACGATCAGTTCCGGTCCGGGTGCGAACCAGCCCCAGCAGCCCCAACAGCCCGGTCACGGACAGGGCGGGGCCACGCAGCAGGCCACAGCGGGAGGGGCCACGGCCGCCGGCGGCGTCGGTCCCCAACACCAGCCCCAGTCCCAACACCACGAGCAGGGGCCCCGAGCCGCTCGACGAGAGCGAGACGAGGGCGACACGACCGACGGCCGCGAGCCCGACCAGTCGGCGGAGCCGGACGACGCAGCTGCCAAAGCGGACGACGAAGCTCCGCAATCGGCGGCCGATACCGCCGCCGAAGACGACCCTGAGAGCTCGAGCGATCGGGCGGACGATGCGACGCCCGCCGCCGAGGACGAGGGCGAAGACGAACCGCCTCATCCGCGGGCCGAAGCCAGCCGCGGCCGATTTATCACGTCACCCGATCGAACGGCCTGGTACGCCACCCCGCTGGACCGGGCGGCCATCGACGCGGCGCGGCCGGTCATCGCCGGCGAACTCCCCGCCGGGGATGACGACGAAGTCGACGAGTCCGAGGTTATCGCGGCGGGACCGGTCGGCTCGAGCGAGACGGTTCCGGACGATGCGGCGGGAGTGGACGACGCGGCCGACACGACAGAGAGCGACCCGTCCGACACGGCTGCCGACACCGACGCCGAGTCCTCGCGGTCGGCCGATCCGAGCGACGAATCAGATGCGGCGGACGATGCGGACTCGAGTGACGAATCGACGGCGGCGACCGTCGACAGTGCGGACGCGGAGAGGGCCGACGATGCGGATGTGGAACGCAGCGACGATGCGGACACGGCGTCCGACATCGACGATGGCGCAGAGGGCGGGAGCGAAGACGACAGTGACGAACCCGGCGACGACACCCTCGAGATCGACGACGGCGACGAGATCCCGACATCGGCCGACGAGATCGACGTGCTGTCGTTCGAGGAGGACGACGCTACGGATTCGGACGACGGGGGCGACGACGCCGACGACTCGGCCAGCGGGACGGCAGACGAACCGGCCGACGACGCCGAGTCCACTACGGCGAGCGGCGCGGGCCGATCCGACGTTCCCGACCTCGTCGACGAACCGACCGAACCGGAGCCGACCGACGGGCCGTTCGCCTCGACTGAGACCGATGTCGTCGAGGCGGACGTGACCGACGACGTCCCCCCGGACGCCGACGACGCCCCGCCAGCGGACCCCCTCTCAGAGTTCGCGTTCGACGAGGCCGAGGCGTTCGACCCCGAGGAGGACGTGACCGTCGAGGAGGCCGTCGACACCATGAACGAGGACGCGCCGGCCCCGGAACTCTCGAGCCACCGGTTCGACGTGACGGCGACGGAGACCGACGACGGCGGCGCGACCCTGACGTTCGAGTTCGACACCGAGACGGTCGACATCACCGGCTCGACGAAGCGGCTCCTCCAGTACCAGATGCAGAGCTTCGCCGACCGGGAGTCGACGCCGGCCGGGGACGTGACCATCGGCCGAGATCGGATCGTGATCGAGATCTTCGACTCGGACGGGACGGCGGTCCAGCAGTGGGGCGAAGCGGCGGTCAGCATCATCGACCGGACGCTGTACCTCTCGGACAACAGTAGCTGA
- a CDS encoding TIGR04347 family pseudo-SAM/SPASM protein codes for MISISKLLCDLDAEGDGLRYDAAEGSAKPQITEEKQRRPVVVWNTTRRCNLYCSHCYAGAETEPGSGEFTTAEGKTFLDQLADFGAPVVLFSGGEPLVRDDLIELIAYAADQGLRPVLSSNGTLLTREKAAALRDAGLQYAGISVDGLPERNDRFRGQEGAFEAAVRGIENCLEVGLKTGLRYTITEANAPDLEGVVDLLAEKGLDRFCFYHLDYGGRGAEIVDADLTPREKREAVKRVADLTLEYHNRGEEIETLLVGNYADAAFLVEYAREEFGEAKARAVYEHLERNGGDPTGERIADVDYQGNVHPTQFWQGYSLGNVRDRPFGEIWEDESNPLLEALRNREERLTGKCADCQYKSICRGASRLRALATEGDLFAPDPQCYLRDDEISGEDTGSVVGGAAD; via the coding sequence GTGATCTCGATCAGCAAACTCCTCTGTGATCTCGACGCCGAGGGCGACGGGCTGCGCTACGACGCGGCCGAGGGCTCCGCGAAGCCACAGATCACCGAAGAGAAACAGCGCCGGCCGGTCGTCGTCTGGAACACGACTCGCCGGTGTAACCTCTACTGCTCGCACTGCTACGCCGGCGCCGAGACCGAACCCGGCTCCGGCGAGTTCACGACCGCCGAAGGGAAAACGTTCCTCGATCAGCTCGCCGACTTCGGCGCGCCGGTCGTGCTCTTTTCCGGCGGCGAGCCGCTGGTTCGGGACGATCTGATCGAACTCATCGCCTACGCAGCCGACCAGGGGCTCCGGCCGGTGCTGTCCTCGAACGGAACGCTGCTCACCCGCGAGAAGGCCGCGGCGCTGCGAGACGCTGGCCTCCAGTACGCGGGCATCTCGGTCGACGGGCTGCCGGAACGCAACGACCGCTTCCGGGGACAGGAGGGCGCGTTCGAGGCCGCCGTCCGCGGCATCGAGAACTGCCTCGAGGTCGGGCTCAAGACCGGCCTGCGGTACACGATCACCGAGGCCAACGCGCCGGACCTCGAGGGGGTCGTCGACCTGCTGGCCGAGAAAGGGCTGGATCGCTTCTGTTTCTACCACCTCGATTACGGCGGCCGCGGGGCCGAGATCGTCGACGCCGACCTCACGCCCCGCGAGAAGCGCGAGGCGGTGAAGCGAGTGGCCGATCTCACGCTCGAGTACCACAACCGGGGCGAGGAGATCGAGACCCTGCTCGTCGGTAACTACGCCGACGCCGCCTTCCTCGTGGAGTACGCCCGCGAGGAGTTCGGCGAGGCGAAGGCGCGGGCGGTCTACGAGCACCTCGAGCGAAACGGCGGCGATCCGACGGGCGAGCGGATCGCGGACGTCGACTACCAGGGCAACGTCCACCCGACGCAGTTCTGGCAGGGGTACAGCCTGGGGAACGTCCGCGATCGCCCCTTCGGCGAGATCTGGGAGGACGAGTCGAATCCGCTGCTCGAGGCGCTTCGGAACCGCGAGGAGCGACTGACGGGGAAGTGTGCTGACTGCCAGTACAAGTCGATCTGTCGTGGCGCGTCGCGGCTGCGAGCCCTGGCGACGGAGGGCGACCTCTTCGCGCCGGATCCGCAGTGTTACCTCCGCGACGACGAGATCAGCGGGGAGGATACGGGATCGGTCGTCGGCGGTGCCGCGGACTGA
- a CDS encoding DUF7577 domain-containing protein: MGTEFASANDLITCRVCGTENGTFYTYCRRCLGHLPASATS, from the coding sequence ATGGGCACGGAGTTTGCCTCTGCGAACGACCTGATTACCTGCAGGGTCTGCGGAACGGAGAACGGGACGTTCTATACGTACTGTCGTCGCTGTCTCGGACATCTCCCGGCGAGCGCGACCTCGTGA
- a CDS encoding TIGR04053 family radical SAM/SPASM domain-containing protein, with protein MRPGNLDTSERPFVLIWELTQACGLACDHCRADANPQRHPDELSTVEGKELLEQAADFGDGQLVVLSGGDPLVRDDVPELIAHGDDLGLRMTITPSGTGSLTADRIEEMADAGLKRMAVSLDGASPEAHDAFRGEAGSFEETIRAVKDARELGVPVQVNTTVCRQTVDELPAIRELLTEIGAVMWSVFFLVPVGRGRVLESVTPDTADAVMEWLAEVSETEPFGVKTTEAPHYRRVVMQRQATADDGDGKPDPGVQRRTGIVAGDGFAFVSHTGEVFPSGFLPESAGNVRERPVTEIYRGSSLFRSLRDRDQLSGKCGVCPYRYVCGGSRSRAFAHTGDPLGSDPLCPYVPDKYDGPLPWDDADGGARGVSSGD; from the coding sequence ATGCGCCCCGGCAATCTCGACACGTCCGAGCGACCGTTCGTCCTCATCTGGGAACTCACCCAGGCCTGCGGGCTCGCCTGCGATCACTGTCGGGCCGACGCCAACCCCCAGCGCCACCCCGACGAGCTCTCGACGGTCGAGGGGAAGGAACTGCTCGAGCAAGCGGCCGATTTCGGCGACGGGCAGCTCGTGGTCCTCTCGGGCGGTGACCCGCTCGTCCGCGACGACGTTCCGGAGCTGATCGCCCACGGCGACGACCTCGGCCTGCGAATGACGATCACGCCCAGCGGTACGGGCTCGCTGACCGCCGACCGGATCGAGGAGATGGCCGACGCGGGGCTCAAGCGGATGGCCGTCAGCCTCGACGGGGCCTCGCCCGAGGCCCACGACGCCTTCCGCGGCGAGGCCGGCAGCTTCGAGGAGACGATCAGGGCCGTCAAGGACGCGCGCGAGCTCGGCGTCCCCGTGCAGGTCAACACCACGGTCTGCCGGCAGACCGTCGACGAACTTCCCGCGATCCGAGAGCTACTGACCGAGATCGGGGCCGTCATGTGGAGCGTCTTCTTCCTCGTTCCCGTCGGCCGCGGGCGCGTCCTCGAGTCGGTCACGCCCGATACGGCCGACGCGGTGATGGAGTGGCTGGCCGAAGTCAGCGAGACGGAGCCCTTCGGCGTCAAGACGACGGAGGCCCCCCACTATCGGCGAGTCGTGATGCAACGCCAGGCGACGGCCGACGACGGCGATGGTAAACCAGATCCCGGCGTCCAGCGCCGCACCGGCATCGTCGCCGGCGATGGCTTCGCGTTCGTCAGCCACACGGGCGAGGTCTTCCCCTCCGGCTTCCTCCCCGAATCCGCGGGCAACGTCCGCGAGCGACCGGTCACCGAGATCTACCGGGGCTCGTCGCTGTTCCGGTCGCTACGGGACCGCGATCAACTGTCGGGCAAGTGCGGTGTCTGCCCCTACCGCTACGTCTGCGGCGGCAGCCGCTCACGCGCGTTCGCCCACACCGGCGACCCGCTCGGGAGCGATCCGCTCTGCCCCTACGTTCCCGACAAGTACGACGGGCCGCTGCCCTGGGACGACGCCGACGGCGGCGCACGGGGCGTCTCGAGCGGCGACTGA
- a CDS encoding CGCGG family rSAM-modified RiPP protein — translation MTEDVSGVEPVTRTEHDASWSANLEQPAHAVDRELVVEQAKDAVDATEAGYHVNLVTHGDHGHPETYLWDELEAAFDGIRLEYVDRCGCGGHVTRVHVDGE, via the coding sequence ATGACCGAAGACGTCTCCGGCGTCGAGCCCGTGACACGAACGGAACACGACGCCTCGTGGTCGGCGAACCTCGAGCAGCCGGCACACGCGGTGGACCGCGAGCTGGTCGTCGAGCAGGCCAAGGACGCGGTCGACGCGACCGAGGCCGGCTACCACGTCAACCTCGTCACCCACGGCGACCACGGTCACCCCGAGACGTACCTCTGGGACGAACTCGAGGCCGCGTTCGACGGTATCCGGCTCGAGTACGTCGATCGGTGCGGTTGCGGCGGTCACGTCACTCGCGTCCACGTGGACGGGGAGTGA
- a CDS encoding heavy metal translocating P-type ATPase, which translates to MTLDRLPPDWRRYYAKHRKAVVTAVTGLLYVVGWSLGFLADAALASAAVLVLATIVGGYDIAKRGYYELRSRTLGIKTLVTLAAVGAIGIGAYWEAAAVVFLFSLGSYLEGRTMRKTRSALQELLELTPDTAIVRRDGELVDVPAREVEVGEIVLVKPGGKIPVDGEVVDGESAVDQAPVTGESAPVHKADGDEVYAGTINQDGALEVRTTGAGSDTTLQRIIRRVEEAQEAQSPTESLIDRFATYYTPAILALSIGAFAVTRDAMLALTLLVIGCPGALVIGPPVSIVSAIGNAARNGILLKGGEHLETAGKIDLVAFDKTGTLTRGETTVADVAGFGVEADEVLRLAAVAEKKSEHHLASAVLEAAAERDVAGGRVETDGGAAVEATRPGGETAITDPDAFDVVPGKGVVASHDGREIVVGNRALLADEGIAVPDEVADYVREREAGGETAVHVVRDGTVVGAVALRDELREAAPEVVRSLQDAGVRTVMLTGDNKRTARTVAEEIGIDEYRAALLPEDKQAAIEAFREAGHVVAMVGDGINDAPSLATADVGIAMGAAGTDTAIETADMALMADELTRIPDAIALSKATRWNVYENVAIAVLTVGLLLAAVLGSVVHLAGGMLVHEGSVLLVIVNGMRLLRY; encoded by the coding sequence ATGACACTCGACCGGCTGCCGCCCGACTGGCGTCGCTACTACGCGAAACACCGCAAGGCCGTCGTCACGGCGGTCACGGGGCTGCTCTACGTCGTCGGCTGGAGCCTCGGCTTCCTCGCCGACGCCGCCCTCGCGAGCGCCGCCGTCCTCGTCCTCGCGACGATCGTCGGCGGCTACGACATCGCCAAGCGCGGCTACTACGAACTGCGGAGTCGAACCCTCGGCATCAAGACGCTCGTGACGCTGGCCGCCGTCGGCGCGATCGGCATCGGCGCGTACTGGGAGGCCGCGGCCGTGGTCTTCCTCTTCAGCCTCGGGAGCTATCTCGAGGGGCGGACGATGCGCAAGACGCGCTCGGCGCTTCAGGAGTTGCTCGAGCTGACGCCGGATACAGCGATCGTTCGCCGCGACGGCGAACTGGTCGACGTTCCCGCCCGCGAGGTCGAGGTCGGCGAGATCGTCCTCGTCAAGCCGGGCGGGAAGATCCCCGTCGACGGCGAGGTCGTCGACGGCGAAAGCGCCGTGGATCAGGCTCCAGTCACCGGCGAGAGCGCGCCGGTCCACAAGGCCGACGGTGACGAGGTCTACGCCGGGACCATCAACCAGGACGGCGCGCTCGAGGTCCGGACGACCGGCGCGGGATCGGACACGACCCTCCAGCGGATCATTCGGCGGGTCGAGGAGGCCCAGGAGGCCCAGTCGCCGACCGAGAGCCTCATCGACCGGTTCGCGACGTACTACACGCCCGCGATCCTCGCGCTGTCGATCGGGGCGTTCGCGGTCACGCGCGACGCCATGCTGGCGCTGACGCTGCTGGTGATCGGCTGTCCCGGCGCACTGGTCATCGGGCCGCCCGTCAGCATCGTCTCGGCGATTGGCAACGCCGCGCGCAACGGCATCCTGCTGAAAGGCGGCGAACACCTCGAGACAGCGGGGAAGATCGATCTCGTCGCCTTCGACAAGACCGGGACGCTGACGAGAGGCGAGACGACCGTCGCCGACGTGGCGGGTTTCGGGGTCGAGGCCGACGAGGTCCTCCGGCTGGCGGCGGTCGCCGAGAAGAAGAGCGAACACCACCTCGCGAGCGCCGTCCTCGAGGCGGCCGCCGAGCGCGACGTCGCAGGCGGTCGCGTCGAGACCGACGGCGGCGCGGCCGTCGAAGCGACGCGTCCCGGCGGGGAGACGGCGATCACGGACCCCGACGCGTTCGATGTCGTCCCCGGAAAAGGCGTCGTCGCCAGCCACGACGGCCGCGAGATCGTCGTCGGCAACCGCGCGCTCCTCGCTGACGAGGGGATCGCCGTTCCCGACGAGGTCGCCGACTACGTCCGCGAGCGCGAAGCGGGCGGCGAGACGGCCGTCCACGTCGTCCGTGACGGAACGGTCGTCGGCGCGGTCGCGCTCCGCGACGAACTCCGCGAAGCCGCGCCCGAAGTCGTCCGGTCGCTGCAGGACGCCGGCGTCCGGACGGTGATGCTCACCGGCGACAACAAGCGGACCGCCCGCACCGTCGCCGAAGAGATCGGTATCGACGAGTATCGGGCCGCATTGCTCCCGGAGGACAAGCAGGCGGCGATCGAGGCGTTCCGCGAGGCGGGCCACGTCGTGGCGATGGTCGGCGACGGCATCAACGACGCGCCGTCGCTGGCGACCGCCGACGTTGGCATCGCGATGGGTGCCGCGGGAACCGACACGGCGATCGAGACCGCCGACATGGCGCTGATGGCCGACGAACTGACGCGGATCCCCGACGCGATCGCCCTGAGCAAGGCGACCCGATGGAACGTGTACGAGAACGTCGCCATCGCCGTGCTGACCGTTGGCCTCCTACTCGCGGCCGTTCTCGGCAGCGTCGTTCACCTCGCCGGCGGGATGCTCGTCCACGAGGGCAGCGTGCTCCTCGTCATCGTCAACGGAATGCGCCTGCTGCGGTACTGA
- a CDS encoding HalOD1 output domain-containing protein has protein sequence MLLSTDRSDATISQSVSFEVIAAVAEREGIDPMELEPPEYQALYEVINPEALDSLFAARENGRKRPTGRVEFPFCGYHVAITSDGEITVSDLE, from the coding sequence ATGCTACTCTCAACCGATCGGTCGGATGCGACAATCAGCCAGTCTGTGAGTTTCGAAGTCATCGCTGCTGTCGCCGAACGAGAAGGTATCGATCCGATGGAACTCGAACCACCGGAGTATCAGGCCCTCTACGAGGTTATCAATCCCGAAGCCCTCGATTCGCTCTTTGCAGCCCGCGAAAACGGTCGGAAGCGACCGACGGGTCGCGTCGAATTCCCTTTCTGTGGCTATCACGTCGCGATTACGAGCGACGGTGAGATAACCGTCTCCGATCTCGAGTGA
- a CDS encoding ribonuclease H-like domain-containing protein, translated as MRIENSFIPVRGVGEATERRLWENGVTHWEEFDGSVVGSTLADRIETFIDEGWTHLERGDVSVFAEALPAASRWRCYENVSDEACFLDIETTGLSADRNDVTTVSLHRGGETKTFVKDRDLTGDRLARELEESALLVTFNGQRFDVPFLETCFDLEVDLPHVDLMYPCKKIGLDGGLKAIERDLGIDRDMPDISGRDAVRLWHEYEAGDDAALETLVEYNRADTRNMEPLMEIVTDRLHEDVFASVTAGE; from the coding sequence ATGCGAATCGAGAACAGCTTCATTCCCGTCCGCGGGGTCGGGGAAGCCACCGAACGACGCCTCTGGGAGAACGGCGTTACCCACTGGGAGGAGTTCGACGGCAGTGTCGTCGGCTCGACGCTGGCCGACCGGATCGAGACCTTCATCGACGAGGGTTGGACCCACTTGGAGCGGGGTGACGTCTCCGTCTTCGCGGAGGCGCTGCCGGCCGCGAGCCGCTGGCGGTGCTACGAGAACGTGAGCGACGAGGCCTGCTTTCTGGACATCGAGACGACCGGCCTGAGCGCCGATAGAAACGACGTGACGACCGTTTCCCTCCACCGCGGCGGCGAGACCAAGACGTTCGTGAAAGACCGCGATCTGACGGGCGATCGGCTCGCGCGCGAACTCGAGGAGTCGGCCCTGCTGGTCACGTTCAACGGGCAGCGCTTCGACGTGCCCTTCCTCGAGACGTGCTTCGACCTCGAGGTGGACCTGCCACACGTCGACCTCATGTACCCCTGCAAGAAGATCGGCCTCGACGGCGGCCTGAAGGCGATCGAACGCGATCTGGGTATCGATCGCGACATGCCCGACATCAGCGGCCGCGACGCGGTCCGCCTCTGGCACGAGTACGAGGCCGGCGACGACGCGGCCCTCGAGACGCTCGTCGAGTACAACCGCGCCGACACTCGCAACATGGAACCGCTGATGGAGATCGTCACGGATCGGCTCCACGAAGATGTCTTCGCGTCCGTGACTGCCGGCGAGTAA
- a CDS encoding MoaD/ThiS family protein yields MGSNHATTANRTTEAAPDRAGATTTVTVRCTGHVRDAVGTHELEFAFEGTTLRAFLEAFFDEYELEEMLIAETEAEATHSGWAPVPDDLPGTWRKNPEGEQTRPYARVCINGRFNEHLGGFEAALEDGDRVALIYPFMFCC; encoded by the coding sequence ATGGGATCGAATCACGCCACGACCGCCAACCGCACTACGGAGGCAGCGCCCGACCGAGCGGGAGCGACGACCACCGTGACCGTTCGCTGTACCGGCCACGTCCGCGACGCCGTCGGCACCCACGAACTCGAGTTCGCTTTCGAGGGGACCACGCTCCGGGCGTTCCTCGAGGCCTTCTTCGACGAGTACGAGTTAGAGGAGATGCTCATCGCCGAGACCGAAGCCGAGGCGACCCACAGCGGCTGGGCGCCGGTACCCGACGACCTCCCCGGGACCTGGCGCAAGAACCCCGAGGGCGAGCAGACCCGGCCGTACGCGCGAGTCTGTATCAACGGCCGGTTCAACGAGCACCTCGGCGGGTTCGAGGCGGCGCTGGAGGACGGTGACCGGGTCGCGCTGATCTACCCGTTCATGTTCTGCTGCTGA